One Amycolatopsis thermophila DNA segment encodes these proteins:
- a CDS encoding xanthine dehydrogenase family protein molybdopterin-binding subunit, producing the protein MAGSLLGTEVRRVEDPDLVRGRGTFVDNLKFDGVCYVAFVRSPFAHALINGIDTTEAAAAPGVLAVFTAADLDLPELPVFLELNPRAKRHALAVDRVRFAGEPVAAVVAESATAAADALELVDVDYEPLPAAVDPEQALEPDAPVQFPEIGSNIAAGERDEAGAEVLDGADVVVRARIENQRLAVAPMEGNAIVALPGDDEFDLTVYVSTQMPHGFQAAAAKLFGLDGDRIRVVAPHVGGAFGGKVGVTAEHAVVIETARRFGRPAKWTETRSENLQASPQGRAQVQYAELGVRSDGTIVGLRCRVIGDAGAYGGFGGGLALGPTRTMAQGVYRIPKISYAAIAALTNTAPVGAFRGAGRPEAAAMLERLMDLAAAELGMDPAEIRRRNFLRPDEFPYTTISGASYDSGDYDLPLRKALEVAGYEELRAEQARRIEAGEPRLLGIGVSAYVEITGGGSGEFASVEVRADGTAAIKVGTSGHGQGHATSFSMLVADALEIPLESVEFVQSDTAAVPRGAGTGGSRSLQIGGSAVRQAAEAVLERARALAASRLEAGVDDIVLADGRLGVAGVPQATIGWAELAAAAEEEGRPLLETTDFKPGGATFPFGAHVSVVEVDVETGFVRPLRHVAVDDCGRVLNPMIVRGQQHGGAVQGIAQALWEQVSYDEDGNPVTATFADYHLPSAADVPALEVSNTETLTTRNPLGAKGIGESATVGSTPAVQNAVVDALAHLGVRHIDMPATPQRVWRAVQGRGPSPWREPPAAFETLPVRASGTTSDADEAVA; encoded by the coding sequence ATGGCGGGATCGTTGCTCGGAACCGAGGTCCGGCGGGTCGAGGACCCGGATCTGGTTCGTGGTCGTGGAACCTTCGTGGACAACCTGAAGTTCGACGGCGTCTGTTACGTCGCTTTTGTACGGTCGCCGTTCGCGCACGCGCTGATCAACGGCATCGACACCACCGAGGCCGCGGCGGCGCCCGGGGTGCTCGCGGTGTTCACCGCCGCCGACCTGGACCTGCCCGAGCTGCCGGTGTTCCTGGAGCTGAACCCGCGGGCTAAGCGGCACGCGCTGGCCGTCGACCGCGTGCGGTTCGCCGGTGAACCGGTGGCCGCGGTGGTGGCCGAGAGTGCGACGGCCGCGGCGGACGCGCTCGAACTGGTCGACGTGGACTACGAACCGCTGCCGGCGGCGGTCGACCCGGAGCAGGCGCTGGAGCCGGATGCCCCGGTGCAGTTCCCCGAGATCGGCTCGAACATCGCGGCCGGGGAACGGGACGAGGCCGGTGCGGAGGTCCTCGACGGCGCCGACGTGGTGGTGCGGGCGCGGATCGAGAACCAGCGGCTGGCCGTGGCGCCGATGGAGGGCAACGCGATCGTCGCCCTGCCCGGTGACGACGAGTTCGACCTGACGGTCTACGTCTCGACCCAGATGCCGCACGGTTTCCAGGCCGCGGCGGCCAAGTTGTTCGGCCTGGACGGTGACCGGATCCGCGTGGTGGCCCCGCACGTGGGCGGTGCGTTCGGCGGCAAGGTCGGCGTGACGGCCGAGCACGCGGTCGTGATCGAGACGGCACGCCGGTTCGGGCGGCCGGCGAAGTGGACGGAGACGCGCTCGGAGAACCTGCAGGCGTCGCCGCAGGGCCGGGCGCAGGTGCAGTACGCCGAGCTGGGCGTGCGGTCGGACGGCACGATCGTCGGCCTGCGGTGCCGGGTGATCGGTGACGCGGGCGCCTACGGCGGCTTCGGCGGTGGGCTCGCGCTCGGCCCGACGCGGACGATGGCGCAGGGCGTGTACCGGATCCCGAAGATCAGCTACGCGGCGATCGCGGCGCTGACGAACACGGCGCCGGTCGGCGCGTTCCGCGGGGCGGGGCGCCCGGAGGCGGCGGCGATGCTGGAGCGGCTGATGGACCTGGCGGCCGCCGAGCTGGGCATGGACCCCGCGGAGATCCGGCGGCGCAACTTCCTGCGCCCCGACGAGTTCCCGTACACGACGATCAGCGGGGCGAGCTACGACAGCGGCGATTACGACCTGCCGCTGCGGAAGGCGCTGGAGGTCGCCGGGTACGAGGAACTGCGGGCCGAGCAGGCGCGGCGCATCGAGGCCGGCGAGCCGCGGTTGCTGGGCATCGGGGTGAGTGCGTACGTCGAGATCACCGGCGGTGGCAGCGGCGAGTTCGCCTCGGTGGAGGTCCGGGCGGACGGCACGGCCGCGATCAAGGTGGGCACGTCCGGGCACGGGCAAGGGCACGCGACGTCGTTCTCGATGCTGGTGGCCGACGCACTGGAGATCCCGCTGGAGTCCGTCGAGTTCGTGCAGTCGGACACGGCCGCGGTGCCGCGCGGCGCCGGGACGGGCGGTTCGCGGTCGCTGCAGATCGGCGGCAGCGCGGTGCGGCAGGCGGCGGAGGCGGTGCTGGAGCGGGCCCGCGCGCTGGCCGCGTCGCGCCTGGAGGCCGGTGTGGACGACATCGTGCTGGCCGACGGCAGGCTCGGTGTGGCGGGCGTGCCGCAGGCGACGATCGGCTGGGCGGAGCTGGCCGCGGCGGCCGAGGAGGAGGGGCGTCCGCTGCTGGAGACGACCGATTTCAAGCCGGGCGGGGCGACGTTCCCGTTCGGGGCGCACGTGTCGGTGGTCGAGGTCGACGTCGAGACGGGTTTCGTGAGACCGTTGCGGCACGTCGCGGTGGACGACTGCGGGCGCGTGCTGAACCCGATGATCGTGCGCGGGCAGCAGCACGGCGGGGCGGTGCAGGGGATCGCGCAGGCGTTGTGGGAGCAGGTGTCCTACGACGAGGACGGCAACCCGGTGACCGCCACGTTCGCCGACTACCACCTCCCCTCGGCGGCTGACGTGCCGGCGCTGGAGGTCAGCAACACGGAGACGCTGACCACGCGGAACCCGTTGGGTGCGAAGGGAATCGGCGAATCCGCAACGGTCGGCTCGACGCCGGCGGTGCAGAACGCGGTGGTCGACGCGCTCGCCCACCTGGGCGTGCGGCACATCGACATGCCGGCCACGCCGCAGCGCGTGTGGCGCGCCGTGCAGGGCCGGGGACCATCCCCGTGGCGCGAGCCGCCCGCGGCGTTCGAGACACTGCCCGTACGGGCGTCGGGAACCACCTCCGACGCCGACGAGGCAGTCGCCTAG
- a CDS encoding o-succinylbenzoate synthase: MDEPLVYAIPLRNRFRGITVREGVLLRGPAGWGEFCPFADYDDRESAPWLEAALEAAHRGWPAPVRRRVEVNTTVPVVEPEKAHRMVAESGCRTAKVKVADPRTSIQDDCERVAAVRDALGPRGAVRVDANAAWDVDTAVAAIRELDRAANGLEYVEQPCPSIEELAAVRKKVEVRVAADESIRRAEDPLKVAVAGAADVAVIKVAPLGGVRRALEVAEACGLPCVVSSAVETSVGLAAGLALAGALPELDFACGLGTMSLLVKDISSRTLSPVDGYLPVLTAAPEPDLAHEHAADEVTTRAWLERLKRVGG, from the coding sequence GTGGATGAACCCCTGGTCTACGCGATCCCCCTGCGCAACCGGTTCCGCGGAATCACCGTGCGCGAAGGGGTGCTCCTACGGGGCCCTGCCGGCTGGGGCGAGTTCTGCCCCTTTGCCGATTACGACGACCGCGAGAGCGCGCCATGGCTTGAAGCGGCACTGGAAGCCGCTCACCGCGGATGGCCGGCGCCGGTGCGGCGGCGGGTCGAGGTCAACACCACCGTCCCGGTCGTGGAGCCCGAGAAGGCCCACCGGATGGTCGCGGAGTCGGGCTGCCGCACCGCCAAGGTGAAGGTCGCGGACCCGCGAACGTCCATTCAGGACGATTGCGAGCGCGTCGCGGCGGTGCGGGACGCGCTCGGTCCGCGGGGCGCTGTCCGGGTGGACGCGAACGCCGCGTGGGATGTCGACACCGCCGTCGCCGCCATCCGCGAACTCGACCGGGCCGCGAACGGGCTCGAGTACGTCGAGCAACCGTGCCCGAGCATCGAGGAACTGGCCGCCGTGCGAAAGAAGGTCGAGGTGCGCGTCGCGGCGGACGAATCGATCCGGCGGGCCGAGGACCCGCTCAAGGTGGCGGTCGCGGGCGCCGCGGACGTCGCCGTCATCAAGGTCGCCCCCCTCGGCGGCGTCCGGCGGGCGCTCGAGGTGGCCGAGGCCTGCGGGTTGCCGTGCGTGGTGTCGTCGGCGGTCGAGACGAGCGTGGGGCTGGCGGCGGGACTGGCACTCGCGGGGGCGCTCCCCGAGCTCGATTTCGCGTGCGGCCTGGGCACGATGTCGTTGCTGGTCAAGGACATCTCGAGCCGGACGCTGTCGCCTGTGGACGGTTACCTGCCGGTGCTGACCGCCGCGCCGGAGCCCGACCTGGCCCATGAGCATGCCGCGGACGAGGTCACGACCCGGGCATGGCTGGAGCGGCTCAAGCGCGTGGGCGGTTAG
- a CDS encoding zinc-dependent alcohol dehydrogenase — translation MKAVVLAEPEVMRLVDLPEPDPGPREVLVRMRGLGLCGSDLGVYRGAREVPERPWLMGHEGVGEIVAVGADVENRTVGQQVAIEPNYCCGRCAACTSGFTSACTERVIVGMNHPGLLAEYVAVPAEFAWPADETVALEDLVCTEALTVARSAIRRSGVVPGQRVLVVGAGSQGLLLCLALRALGATVVVQEPHEGRAELAHSFGAETAVEGEFDLVFETSGVPQALRAGLDRLRRGGTALLVGIDPRSLDLSTADLVYRQHTLKGSLIYDHPVDFETTVDLLNRDEVRPGKVLQARFSLEEAAQAFASVQSVAGKSWISFD, via the coding sequence ATGAAGGCCGTTGTGCTGGCCGAGCCCGAGGTGATGCGGCTCGTCGACCTGCCCGAACCCGATCCCGGGCCGCGCGAGGTGCTCGTGCGGATGCGGGGCCTCGGCCTGTGCGGGTCGGACCTCGGCGTCTACCGGGGCGCCCGGGAGGTGCCCGAGCGGCCGTGGCTCATGGGCCACGAGGGTGTCGGCGAAATCGTGGCCGTCGGCGCCGACGTCGAGAACCGTACCGTCGGGCAGCAGGTCGCGATCGAGCCGAACTACTGCTGTGGCCGGTGCGCCGCGTGCACCAGCGGATTCACCTCCGCCTGCACCGAGCGCGTCATCGTCGGCATGAACCATCCGGGCCTGCTGGCCGAGTACGTTGCCGTCCCGGCCGAGTTCGCCTGGCCGGCGGACGAGACGGTCGCGCTCGAGGACCTCGTCTGCACAGAGGCCCTGACCGTCGCGCGTTCGGCGATCCGCCGCTCGGGTGTTGTGCCTGGTCAGCGCGTGCTCGTGGTCGGTGCGGGTTCCCAGGGGCTGCTGCTGTGCCTGGCGTTGCGCGCGCTCGGCGCCACGGTCGTCGTGCAGGAACCACACGAGGGTCGCGCGGAACTGGCCCACTCGTTCGGTGCCGAGACCGCCGTCGAGGGCGAGTTCGACCTCGTCTTCGAGACGTCCGGCGTGCCGCAGGCGCTGCGTGCCGGGCTGGACCGCCTGCGTCGCGGCGGCACCGCCCTGCTTGTGGGCATCGACCCGCGCTCGCTCGACCTGTCCACCGCCGACCTCGTGTACCGCCAGCACACCCTGAAGGGTTCGCTGATCTACGACCACCCGGTCGATTTCGAGACGACCGTGGACCTGCTCAACCGGGACGAGGTCCGCCCGGGCAAGGTGCTGCAGGCCCGCTTCTCGCTCGAGGAGGCCGCGCAGGCGTTCGCCTCGGTGCAGTCGGTGGCCGGCAAGTCCTGGATCAGTTTCGACTGA
- a CDS encoding IclR family transcriptional regulator domain-containing protein — protein sequence MTSTTPGEGPGHGPHFVQAVGRAFAILRCFGAERPALTASAAAKQTGLDRATARRLLLTLADLGYVWHDGQAFRLTPRTLDLGYGYLSALALPEVAHPHLHDLAHKLDETASLTLLDRADVVYVAVVPGHRHAPPTLTVGARQPARTTSGGQVLLAGLPEDELRRRVDELGADADLVAEIDRVRERGWSLTDYDLGEGLRAIAAPLRHRHSRVVAAVNASVHPDRLEHGVVERDYVPELLRAAWSIEADLANLPE from the coding sequence ATGACGAGCACGACTCCCGGCGAAGGTCCTGGTCACGGCCCACATTTCGTGCAGGCCGTCGGGCGCGCGTTCGCGATCCTGCGGTGTTTCGGCGCCGAGCGTCCCGCTCTGACGGCGAGCGCCGCGGCCAAGCAGACGGGGCTGGACCGCGCCACCGCGCGACGGTTGCTGCTCACGCTCGCGGACCTGGGTTACGTCTGGCACGACGGCCAGGCGTTCCGGTTGACGCCACGCACACTGGACCTCGGTTACGGGTACCTGTCGGCTCTCGCGCTGCCCGAGGTCGCGCACCCGCACCTGCACGACCTGGCGCACAAGCTGGACGAGACGGCTTCGCTGACCCTGCTCGACCGGGCTGACGTGGTGTACGTGGCCGTCGTGCCGGGACATCGGCACGCCCCACCGACCTTGACGGTCGGTGCGCGGCAGCCGGCGCGCACCACGTCCGGCGGTCAGGTCCTGCTCGCCGGGCTGCCCGAGGACGAGCTGCGCAGGCGGGTGGACGAGCTCGGGGCGGACGCCGACCTCGTCGCGGAGATCGACCGCGTCCGCGAGCGGGGATGGTCGCTGACGGACTACGACCTCGGCGAGGGCCTGCGGGCGATCGCGGCGCCACTGCGGCATCGGCACAGCCGCGTCGTCGCGGCCGTGAACGCGTCGGTTCACCCGGACCGGCTCGAGCACGGCGTGGTGGAACGGGACTACGTGCCCGAGCTGTTGCGTGCGGCCTGGTCGATCGAGGCGGACCTGGCGAACCTGCCGGAGTGA
- a CDS encoding type 1 glutamine amidotransferase domain-containing protein has translation MANTLSGKRVAFVVAPEGAEQVELTEPWKAVQDAGGQPELVSTSPGSIQAFNHLDKADTFPVDKVVSDVSPDDFDALVLPGGVANPDFLRTVPDAVRFVRGFFSQQKPVAAICHAPWTLIEADVVRGRRMTSWPSLQTDLRNAGAEWVDEEVVTDSGFVTSRKPDDLPAFCSKLVEEFAEGKHRAQAKSA, from the coding sequence GTGGCGAACACACTCTCCGGTAAGCGAGTGGCTTTCGTCGTCGCACCCGAGGGCGCCGAGCAGGTCGAGCTGACCGAGCCCTGGAAGGCGGTCCAGGACGCGGGCGGCCAGCCGGAGCTGGTGTCCACTTCGCCGGGCAGCATCCAGGCGTTCAACCACCTCGACAAGGCCGACACCTTCCCGGTCGACAAAGTGGTCTCCGACGTCTCGCCGGACGACTTCGACGCACTCGTCCTGCCGGGCGGCGTGGCGAACCCCGATTTCCTGCGCACCGTCCCGGACGCCGTGCGCTTCGTCCGCGGGTTCTTCTCTCAGCAGAAGCCCGTCGCGGCGATCTGCCACGCGCCGTGGACCCTCATCGAGGCCGACGTGGTCCGGGGTCGCCGCATGACGTCCTGGCCGAGCCTGCAGACCGATCTGCGCAATGCCGGCGCCGAGTGGGTGGACGAGGAGGTCGTCACCGACTCCGGTTTCGTCACCAGCCGCAAGCCCGATGACCTGCCCGCCTTCTGCAGCAAGCTCGTCGAGGAGTTCGCGGAGGGCAAGCACCGCGCCCAGGCGAAGAGCGCCTGA
- a CDS encoding DUF72 domain-containing protein, with the protein MAEIRVGTSGWRYPPWRGTFYPKGLVQRRELEYISRQVNSVEINGSFYSLQRPERYRAWAEQTPDDFVFAVKGGRFITHMKRLTDTETALANFFASGVLALGHKLGPILWQLPANFAFEPDRFEMFFRSLPRDTRAAAALAGKHDDKLKGEAHTEAGKNRRLRYALEPRHPSFHSDECRKVLRDNDIALVAADSAGTWPSFEEVTADFVYVRLHGDEELYASGYTDEALDRWAEKIRRWRGGGGKTRDVYVYFDNDIKVKAPGDAIALATRLGVTSRPIDLPS; encoded by the coding sequence ATCGCCGAGATCCGGGTCGGCACTTCGGGCTGGCGCTACCCGCCGTGGCGGGGCACGTTCTACCCGAAGGGCCTGGTGCAGCGCCGCGAGCTGGAGTACATCTCGCGGCAGGTGAACTCCGTGGAGATCAACGGCTCGTTCTACTCACTCCAGCGGCCGGAGCGGTACCGGGCCTGGGCGGAGCAGACGCCGGACGACTTCGTGTTCGCCGTCAAGGGTGGTCGCTTCATCACCCACATGAAGCGGCTGACGGACACGGAGACCGCGCTGGCGAACTTCTTCGCCTCCGGGGTGCTGGCGCTGGGCCACAAGCTCGGCCCCATCCTCTGGCAGCTGCCGGCGAACTTCGCGTTCGAACCCGACCGGTTCGAGATGTTCTTCCGGAGCCTCCCGCGGGACACCCGGGCGGCCGCGGCTCTGGCCGGGAAACACGACGACAAACTGAAGGGAGAGGCCCACACCGAAGCCGGGAAGAACCGGCGGCTGCGCTACGCGCTCGAGCCACGTCATCCGAGTTTTCACTCGGACGAGTGCCGGAAGGTGTTGCGGGACAACGACATCGCCCTGGTGGCGGCTGACTCGGCCGGAACCTGGCCCAGTTTCGAGGAGGTGACAGCGGACTTCGTCTACGTCCGGCTGCACGGCGACGAGGAGCTCTACGCGAGCGGCTACACCGACGAGGCCCTGGACCGCTGGGCCGAGAAGATCCGCCGCTGGCGTGGCGGCGGCGGGAAGACCCGTGATGTCTACGTCTACTTCGACAACGACATCAAGGTGAAGGCGCCCGGCGACGCCATCGCGCTCGCGACCCGGCTGGGGGTCACGAGCCGCCCGATCGACCTGCCGTCCTGA
- a CDS encoding DUF4253 domain-containing protein: protein MTTTAVSEESLVSEALAGIDLPPGHRVGPMWVSAGPLADPGLYRSCIAGFERSGLWPVLVPHDARFATNGEDWLTDRGRLAPAVEHVADVDVSATLARWWDPFCCPDGTGCLRPYGAAFPGLAKKSPLRVDPLAEAGNTGSILARRAPYRLGLVPVERPADVPAALGWTGMIKSTEDVAAISAVLRSWEDRFGATLIVLGFDELELSVAAPPRNQGRSLILAAEHRAFSIRSFSGQPGTLREYAAGLVHRRHWRFSWD, encoded by the coding sequence GTGACCACCACCGCCGTTTCCGAGGAAAGCCTCGTCAGCGAGGCCCTCGCCGGCATCGACCTGCCGCCCGGACACCGGGTCGGCCCGATGTGGGTCTCCGCCGGCCCACTCGCCGACCCCGGCCTGTACCGGTCCTGCATCGCCGGGTTCGAGCGCTCCGGCCTGTGGCCCGTGCTCGTCCCGCACGACGCCCGCTTCGCGACGAACGGCGAGGACTGGCTCACCGACCGGGGCCGCCTCGCGCCCGCCGTCGAGCACGTTGCCGACGTGGACGTGAGCGCGACCCTGGCCCGGTGGTGGGACCCGTTCTGCTGCCCGGACGGCACCGGCTGCCTGCGGCCCTACGGCGCGGCTTTCCCCGGCCTGGCGAAGAAATCCCCGCTGCGGGTGGATCCGCTCGCCGAGGCGGGCAACACCGGTTCGATCCTCGCCCGGCGGGCGCCCTACCGGCTGGGGCTCGTGCCCGTCGAGCGGCCTGCCGACGTCCCCGCCGCGCTGGGCTGGACCGGGATGATCAAGTCGACCGAGGACGTCGCCGCCATCTCCGCGGTGTTGCGCAGCTGGGAGGACCGCTTCGGGGCCACGCTCATCGTGCTCGGCTTCGACGAGCTGGAGCTCTCGGTCGCCGCGCCGCCCCGCAACCAGGGCCGCTCCCTCATCCTCGCCGCCGAGCACCGGGCGTTCAGCATCCGCAGTTTCTCCGGGCAGCCGGGCACGCTGCGGGAGTACGCCGCGGGCCTGGTGCACCGGCGCCACTGGAGGTTCTCCTGGGACTGA